From Macadamia integrifolia cultivar HAES 741 unplaced genomic scaffold, SCU_Mint_v3 scaffold1219, whole genome shotgun sequence, one genomic window encodes:
- the LOC122063146 gene encoding U11/U12 small nuclear ribonucleoprotein 48 kDa protein, producing the protein MNHPNPYFNPYSFTFLPPNPNSNPNPNPNPNPNPDFCYTLPQPRQSPLPSTSISNTTSVSSSNPDLQTTISTLKNLIDLAQTSIKSASDLLYSGKPAVTDLDFSTCPFDSRHRMPPEFLFRHYLQCPSSPGVIDLGLLEPLRYPNSLKSEEELGRENRFVRPLQDSDSDLFFSLDDYEDIGSNFFYRECPGVVCSSRQDASKKTFMLPCVLSIECANFISKGDNKIEDLGRGDLRILPSELWALRCEVELWSDIPSSYSYTVRRVAMCLQMIKEADILKWVISNSPFYGVVIDVPMRDHIFLLLKLCLKAISRDALHSSELLSSTDSSQGNWDLNPKSLSFKCPVLVEVMMWLSSQLSVLYGEANGKLFSVNMLKHCLLNAASRSLLFPLTPKKTVAIASGEGSRILDANVSYMGSQIFYPKVTVDVKDKESCRDDNASTGLVFISQVAAAIAALHERSLLEEKIKGLRFAGSLPKYQLIAEHSNLSTRANEERQKHPNYRPILEHDGLYWQHSGNQDSGKTKTREELLAEERDYKRRRMSYRGKKVKRTTTQVMRDIIEEHMEAIKQAGGIGCFFKGPSDTGLLHSGLVSACNMGADVDEKKSAFGSTELSRGKSHSYKKQLISDDEVTYKYSGDAPPNDRLSNSSRSSHQKQRDDSLGHHEAPEDCRRGTDRESRDRRYDREFNFRSPESYRSHGRSYKRHRHQRERDDENVARSKYDESGRSSSQRSRRHGNTRFSSDSSSVSNSHDRKHSKLSEIKDRSTGRRDRSNLSESMNQDTFEDRFDPSGLYDRHDPSASYERYDPI; encoded by the exons ATGAATCATCCAAACCCTTATTTCAATCCCTATTCCTTCACTTTTCTTCCCCCAAACCCTAActctaaccctaaccctaaccctaacccaaacccaaacccagatTTCTGCTACACTCTTCCTCAACCCCGTCAATCTCCTCTCCCCTCAACCTCAATCTCTAATACAACCTCTGTCTCTTCTTCAAATCCTGATCTTCAAACCACCATCTCAACCCTAAAAAACCTCATCGATCTTGCCCAGACCAGCATCAAATCAGCTTCTGATCTTCTTTATTCTGGCAAGCCCGCTGTTACTGACCTTGATTTTTCTACTTGCCCTTTTGATTCTCGCCATCGGATGCCCCCGGAGTTCCTGTTTCGTCATTATCTACAGTGTCCTTCTTCGCCTGGTGTGATCGACCTTGGCCTTCTGGAGCCTTTGCGTTACCCCAATTCTCTGAAATCTGAGGAAGAATTAGGGAGAGAGAACCGATTTGTGAGGCCTCTTCAGGATTCTGATTctgatctctttttttctctggaTGACTACGAAGACATTGGATCGAATTTCTTTTACAGGGAATGCCCTGGAGTAGTTTGTTCGTCTCGGCAGGATGCATCCAAGAAGACATTTATGCTCCCTTGTGTTTTATCTATTGAATGCGCAAATTTTATCAGTAAGGGTGATAATAAAATTGAGGACTTGGGTAGAGGAGATTTGAGGATTCTTCCCTCTGAGTTATGGGCGTTGAGATGTGAAGTAGAGCTGTGGAGTGACATCCCTTCTTCATATTCATACACTGTTCGTCGAGTGGCTATGTGTTTACAGATGATTAAGGAAGCTGATATACTGAAATGGGTGATTTCGAACTCTCCTTTTTATGGGGTTGTGATTGATGTTCCTATGAGGGATCACATTTTTCTTCTGTTGAAACTCTGTCTGAAAGCTATCTCACGGGATGCCCTTCACTCCAGTGAATTGCTTTCAAGCACTGACTCAAGCCAGGGGAATTGGGATCTTAATCCGAAGTCTTTGAGTTTCAAGTGCCCAGTTCTGGTTGAAGTAATGATGTGGTTATCATCCCAACTTTCGGTTTTGTATGGAGAAGCCAATGGAAAATTATTTTCAGTTAACATGCTAAAGCATTGCCTGTTGAATGCTGCATCACGTTCATTACTGTTTCCTTTGACCCCAAAAAAAACAGTAGCTATTGCTTCGGGTGAAGGTAGTCGGATTTTGGATGCTAATGTGAGTTATATGGGCAGTCAGATTTTTTATCCGAAAGTCACTGTGGATGTTAAAGACAAAGAGTCATGTAGAGATGACAATGCCAGCACTGGCCTAGTTTTTATATCACAGGTTGCAGCAGCAATTGCTGCATTGCATGAGCGATCTTTGCTCGAGGAAAAAATCAAGGGACTACGATTTGCAGGGTCGCTTCCTAAGTATCAGCT GATAGCTGAGCATTCGAATTTGTCAACGAGAGCTAATGAGGAGAGGCAGAAACACCCTAACTATCGTCCTATTCTTGAGCATGATGGACTTTATTGGCAGCATTCGGGAAACCAG GATTCGGGTAAGACTAAGACAAGAGAGGAGCTTTTGGCTGAGGAAAGGGACTACAAACGTCGAAGAATGTCATATCGTGGCAAGAAGGTGAAGCGAACAACAACACAG GTTATGCGGGACATAATAGAGGAGCACATGGAAGCAATCAAGCAGGCAGGAGGGATTGGGTGCTTTTTTAAAGGACCTTCAGACACTGGGTTGTTACATTCTGGTTTAGTTTCTGCTTGTAATATGGGTGCAGATGTCGATGAGAAAAAAAGTGCATTTGGTTCAACTGAACTGAGCAGAGGGAAATCACATAGTTACAAGAAACAATTAATTTCTGACGATGAAGTAACATATAAATACTCTGGGGATGCTCCTCCAAATGATCGCCTGAGCAATAGTTCAAGGAGTTCACACCAGAAACAGAGAGATGATTCACTTGGGCACCATGAAGCTCCGGAGGACTGCAGAAGAGGCACTGATAGGGAGTCTAGGGACAGAAGATATGATAGAGAATTCAATTTCAGAAGTCCAGAAAGTTACAGAAGTCATGGCCGATCATATAAGCGACACAGGCATCAGAGGGAACGAGATGATGAGAATGTGGCTAGGTCTAAATATGATGAAAGTGGTCGTTCTTCTTCTCAGCGGTCCAGACGTCATGGCAATACTCGTTTTTCTTCTGATTCAAGTTCTGTAAGCAATTCACATGATAGGAAGCACAGTAAATTATCAGAAATTAAAGACAGAAGCACGGGAAGAAGAGACAGAAGCAATTTATCAGAATCAATGAATCAAGATACATTTGAGGACAGATTTGATCCTTCTGGATTGTATGACAGGCATGACCCTTCTGCATCATATGAAAGATATGATCCTATATGA